The genomic DNA AAAAGAtatgttgcaataaatagtaaaattttatcaatattttttctaccataaaacctcttacacatttaaagatttcacgggtgaaacgtattttttacacgaaaaaataaagttttgaataaagaaataaaaaactttagttacatattatgtttgacagaaacatatatttttataggaTAATAAAATGGCTTCCGCCTCTTCGTTGTCGTCAACTTGCGTGCCTTCACTGATGAAAGATGAAAAGTGGAGAAACTGGGCGGATCTTCCGCCGAAGGTGACGTCTTCGATTCTGCTTCGTCTNtatgtaaactaattaatctcaacatttagagtgattattcattaaaaaatataaatattgataaccgaataggaatatacgttctaattgtacattcatctatgtgctattaaaaaggaatgagacaataacctttatcattataaataaacttagaacccaaaaaaattataatatatttaaaatgagtgattattacattatgcaaaattgttatagttactcgattaaccataaatataaatttgatttttaaagcacacaaatatatattgccataaattgaaatattttataaatattttctttaccacgttttcatatatttcacgcgtgaaatatattcttatatgaatacgttgattttggaattttattaatttttttataatgttttttttggtaataatctatcatttatagaaaatattaacaactcgactaactcaaaagatttatatagcctaattaaaaatactaaatcaataaattagattatcttcagaaaatcTATTTTAGAATCTGATtattactaacatataataaaattaaataattaaactaccaaataatttagtatatgttgttatggttacataagaaacatgcaaaattattatgattaaaaaataaaacataagagatatgaattttatttttaaaccgCACAAAAGAtatgttgcaataaatagtaaaattttatcaatattttttctaccataaaacctcttacacatttaaagatttcacgggtgaaacgtattttttacacgaaaaaataaagttttgaataaagaaataaaaaactttagttacatattatgtttgacagaaacatatatttttataggaTAATAAAATGGCTTCCGCCTCTTCGTTGTCGTCAACTTGCGTGCCTTCACTGATGAAAGATGAAAAGTGGAGAAACTGGGCGGATCTTCCGCCGAAGGTGACGTCTTCGATTCTGCTTCGTCTTGGAGCGATTGAGATACTTCAAAACGCTCAAAAAGTGTGCAAACCGTGGCATCGCGTCTGTAAAGACCCTTCGATGTGGCGTAAGATTGACATAGACAACCGCGATGACAGGGCATGTTTCAAGTACAAACTCGATTCCATGTGCCGTCACGCAGTTGATCGCAGCCAAGGAGGGTTGGTTGAGATCGAGATTTGGTACTACGGTACTAATGATCTCATCAAGTACATCACTGATAGGTTCTCTCCTCCCTCCCTCTATCTCTATCTTCGTGTTACTCAAACGCACGCTAATTTTGGTTGATGCTAATTCTAGGGTTAGAGTGATTGGTGGATTTTGTGTCACGAAACTAGATCTAGTCTCTATGCCCCTCTATTTTTGTGTCACGGAACTAGATCTAGTCTCTATGACTCTAGTACTCTATCCTTTTACTGAATCTCTTATGAATGCACTTTCGGACATTGAGTTGCTTGAATCAGTCGTTTTGTCAACCAAGTGTTCTCAATAgggtttttatgttttgttttcttctacaaGGCAAAGTTTATGTTTCACGTTTGTGACTGGTTTATTTAGTTTATCCCCTTTTTCTTACCACTTTTGAGTAGAAAACATCCACTTGTTCATTCTCAGATTGTTATGCTTTTGACGTCTAAAATGGtatgaaataaaagaagaattaagaagatcttttttttttaactaatttactcacaattatttGCAGGTCAAGTAACCTAAAAAGCCTTGGACTCGTAAGGTGCATGCGGTTAACAGATGAGGGAGTTGCTACAGCAGTTTCGAAAGTTCCATTGCTTGAAGAGCTTGAGGTTTCATACTGCTTATTTACAGGAGAGTCTCTGAGAGCTATAGGCCAGTCTTGTCCGAATCTGAAGACGTTGAAGTTAAACCGCAACCCTGAAATCATGTTTTCAAATTGTGGGTTAGATGACAATGCCAAAGCAATCGCAGGAAGCATGCCTGAACTACGCCACCTCCAGATTCTAGGGAACGGACTAACCAACAAAGGCTTGAAGGCCATTCTTGATGGTTGTCCTCACCTGGAACACCTCGATATACGCGAGTGTTACAACATCAACTTTGTTGGTGATCTCTTGAAGCGATGTTCTGAGAGGATCAAAGATTTGAGACTCCCCGGTGACTCAACGGATAATGATTCAGATGGTGGTGAGTACTTCTATTAAGGCGGCGATCCCATGAGGCCTACTATGATTTCTCACATCCTCTCTTGAACAATGCGGAGTAAgatttgctttgttgttgttgtgactGATGAACAATTTCAGTTTCCTTTGTTTAAACTCTCTATTTTGGTAGTTCCACTGTCTTTATTTCCTTTGAACTTATAAGTTATTGTCGCTTTTTTTATTATACAGATTATAATCATAGAAAACCGTTTACAAAATGATGCAATTATGCAATTATAAACAtgagttataattataataaaataaaattttattaacactgatttaataataatttgataattaatttgttaacGAATGAAATCTCAATACAACACAATGAGCGCCAATGAGGCAATGACATAAAATtcgattattttcatatataatattcattGCAGCTTTGGTTCATTATCATAATTCTACTACCACAACTACAACTAATATGAAACTGTTACCATTTTGGCTACTATGACATCTTTGGAAAAGTAGGAACTGCTTTATTTTTGAAGGGATACAGGATAAACCGAATACCATCCTTCTCCGTGCTCAATCAAACAATCGAGAATGGAACTCGATGCACAATAACAACCATCACAGAAGCTTTCAGGATGAGATGCAGACAAAACGAACATGGACCAAACCTCCGGCGCCTTACATTAAATGCAATTACGATGCCAGTTTCGACTACAACGTTAATCAAGCTAAATGTGGATGGATATTCAGAGATCAAGATGGTGCTTCCCAAGGATGAGGGCTTTAATATTAAGTTATGCATCATCACCTTTACAAGCTGAAGCAAAGGCATTATTAGCGGCGACACAACAAAGTTGGATTAAAGGTTTAACAAATGTTATGTTTGAAGAAGACAATGAAACCCTCACTGCAATGATCAACGAAAAACAGGTTGATATATCAGTGGATAACATCACTCAAGATATCAAGGCATGGtcatctaaatttgtttttactcCTAAAGCCTGTAATAATACTGCTCACTATTTAGCTAAATTTGGTTGTATCTCGAATACTTTTTATTCAGGGTATTTTTCACCTCCTCTCTGGCTCTCAAACCAATTGTATAATGATTATTCCCattcattaatataaatatttttgctgaattttttttatattaatttgattaaataatgGGCCTAAGCCCAAGATAGTGAAGGTTTCTGTCGGCTTGGCTGCGTAAACATGTTTATACCGTGAGGACCTAATTGTAAAATTAGATAACGAAATTAAATTagaatggcttcttcttcttcttcctcatcgccGGCGGCGAAGAGGAACGGAGGGTACAGAAACTGGGCGGAACTTCCGCCCGAACTGACTTCATCTATCTTGATCCGTATCAGCCCGATCGAGATACTGCAGAACGCTCAGAAAGTGTGCCGATCGTGGCGACGCGTCTGCATAGACCCATCGATGTGGCGTAAAATCGACCTGAGAAACCTGGATGGCTTGGTTTACGATCTCGAGACCATGTGCCGTCACGCCGTTGATCTCAGCCAGGGCGGTTTGCTTGAGATCAATATTGATGATTACACCACCACTTCTCTCCTCACCTACATCGCCGACAGGTTCTTTCTCTATCCCTAAAACTCCCAATACAcgctaatttttttatgaattgtCATACGAATTGTGCTATTACTTGTGATTATATATCTAAAGTGGTTAGTTAATTTGTTGAACACTGCATTatatttagattattattataattatctatATTGTAACACTCTTTTGCAGATCAAGTGATCTGAGAAGCCTTGGATTTGTTGAATGTGGTCCGGTAATGAGCAGAGGAGTCATTGAAGCAGTCATGAAGCTCTCAATGCTTGAAGAACTCCAGATTTCATACGAGTCTATCAGAGAACAAGATTTGAAACTTGTAGGCCAGTCTTGTCCGAATCTGAGGACGTTAAAGCTATATTGTATGGATAATTCTGAGTACTGTTGTGATAAGGTTGCTCTAGCAATCGCTGAGACAATGCCTGGTCTTCGCCACCTATGGCTTTTCAGGAACGGGTTATCGGACACGGGCTTGAACGCTATTCTTGAGTGTTGCCCTAACCTGAATGTCCTCGATTTACACAAGTGTTCAAACATTACTCTTGTTGGAAATATGGggaactgatttttttttttttaaaggattaAAGATTTTTGAGACGCCCCCAACCTAATGACTCAACTGCTGATTACCCATTTGGTGACTTACCTTCCGTGTCATGAAAGATGCTTCCTAGATTCTATTCGTTTGTTAGTGATTCTTATTTAGATTATTGTATTTCACTGATCCATACAATTCATGTTGGAATCTCCGCGAACCTATCATATATCAGAATGTCGCTATTATTATAATGTATAAATGAATTTTCCTTATGAGAAACTGAGTACTACATCGTCTAAACGtacaaaatagagaaaaccgTAAATGAAGGTACTTCACttcttattttattgatttgaggTTTTAATCCTTCAGAAAATGATTTGTTCggttcttcttcctcgtcgttTTGAGGTCATGTTGCAATAACTAGTCCCTTGATCTCAAATTACCGAGTCTTGTTTTGCTTCACATTGCCACTCTCATAACACATCCTTTTGCCATGGTTAGTGAAAAGAAGTAGTaggttattacttattagcaGAAGAAGATCATCGACTTGATACTTGTAGAACCCTTATTATGAGCTAGTTAACAATTTAACAAATGCATTAGTAAAATCAAATTCTTAAGTTGTTATCTGCTTCTAATATCTGTACTGTGTCAACTAGAGCGGCTTTTAAAAAGGTTCAAGAAGAGCAAATGAAACGGACCCAAAACAATTTTGCAAAATTACTTTACAATTTAGAgtattttaagataatttagggcatttttcaaaaagtaatcCTTACTATAAGCTAAAGATATATACTACTTcctttagtttttaatattccaatttcttggattttttttttctttcaaaaagaTAGATTTGTTTCTATGcaatatttatttgttgttattgaTGAATACTGTTGAGTTAGAGTTATATAGAAAATTGTAGATCATAAAAGTAATGCATGCACAACtttattatgtgtatatattttcttgttaaaatGAATTACTAAGAAACAgctgtatatataatatattagtacATATGCTAAGGTGTTAATATTCTGATGAGCCGGATCTCTCGACAATGAAAAATTCTTTTGAAGTTATTTTGAACATGTTTGAATGCATGTTGACTTGAGTGTCTGTTTAATTTTGGTCATGTTGCAATAGCAGCCTAACAGGTATTTCGCATATGAATTCATTCAACTTTAATTAATCATTCATCTAATTAACCAcatttattcattattttctaataaattgtCATAGCCGTTTCTCTCTGACGCAACCACCAAGGTTTAGTTTTTCGGCTTAACGTCACAATGTatggtttgatgattttgtgtcgaagaatttttttttcatgggcATGTTTGTAATAGTTTCTACACTTCTCATGGTGCCTTATGGAGATTTTTCAAGTTTGTGTCTCTATGTCCGTTTATGCTTATTCTTCATGTAACTTTAATTTCTAAGTTGAATCAAAATGTTGgtgcacaaaaataaaaattctatcAAACTTGACatatgtaagatatatataagataCATTTGATTATAAAGCATTTTCAAAATCTaactgaaatatatttttacttaaataGAAATGAGTCTATTCACGTTTTTTCATTTCTACTAATATCAAATAGAGTTCAAAATATATTGTCCATGACAATATCAACTCCAAGGCATTTGAATATTCGGTTTTTGGATATTTCGGATATTGGATTTATTATCcattcggtttttttttttgaattctctATTGGTTTTGCTTTGGTTTTTctatttatgttttggttttagttccgcaatttgaatttttcattaattttattttattttttttttttgggtagttttggatatttttggtTGCTTATTTGGAGAATTAATTGgtaattttggtttggttttggtttggctAGATTTCGGTTTGGTACATTAGGATTGGTTGTTTTCCCTAAATTA from Camelina sativa cultivar DH55 chromosome 2, Cs, whole genome shotgun sequence includes the following:
- the LOC104715557 gene encoding putative F-box/LRR-repeat protein 23, whose amino-acid sequence is MASASSLSSTCVPSLMKDEKWRNWADLPPKVTSSILLRLGAIEILQNAQKVCKPWHRVCKDPSMWRKIDIDNRDDRACFKYKLDSMCRHAVDRSQGGLVEIEIWYYGTNDLIKYITDRSSNLKSLGLVRCMRLTDEGVATAVSKVPLLEELEVSYCLFTGESLRAIGQSCPNLKTLKLNRNPEIMFSNCGLDDNAKAIAGSMPELRHLQILGNGLTNKGLKAILDGCPHLEHLDIRECYNINFVGDLLKRCSERIKDLRLPGDSTDNDSDGGEYFY
- the LOC104715565 gene encoding putative F-box/LRR-repeat protein 9 → MASSSSSSSPAAKRNGGYRNWAELPPELTSSILIRISPIEILQNAQKVCRSWRRVCIDPSMWRKIDLRNLDGLVYDLETMCRHAVDLSQGGLLEINIDDYTTTSLLTYIADRSSDLRSLGFVECGPVMSRGVIEAVMKLSMLEELQISYESIREQDLKLVGQSCPNLRTLKLYCMDNSEYCCDKVALAIAETMPGLRHLWLFRNGLSDTGLNAILECCPNLNVLDLHKCSNITLVGNMGN